The window TGAGGGGGAAATATTATGAAGTCAACAGGAATTGTTAGAAAGCTTGATGAATTAGGTCGCATTACTTTGCCTATCGAGATTAGAAGAAATTTTGATATCAAAGAGAAAGACGCTCTTGAGATTTATGTCGACAATGAACAGATCATCCTAAAGAAATATCAACCAGCTGACATTTTTACCGGTAATATGGACGAGCTTATTGATTATTACGGTAAAAAGGTATCCAAGCAGTCAATTGTAGAAATGGCAAAAATAGCTGGTATTAGCACA is drawn from Vallitalea pronyensis and contains these coding sequences:
- a CDS encoding AbrB/MazE/SpoVT family DNA-binding domain-containing protein; the encoded protein is MKSTGIVRKLDELGRITLPIEIRRNFDIKEKDALEIYVDNEQIILKKYQPADIFTGNMDELIDYYGKKVSKQSIVEMAKIAGISTSDE